Proteins found in one Poecilia reticulata strain Guanapo unplaced genomic scaffold, Guppy_female_1.0+MT scaffold_125, whole genome shotgun sequence genomic segment:
- the tspan12 gene encoding tetraspanin-12 codes for MDWAADGSETEGGPVLTCLVLTVFQYFCSLLVIFCVELASAVWTYDEPSVQRADMISLKSRMPDYSLQRYQWLTHTWDNFQTQFQCCGVIYFTDWLEMTEMEFPPDSCCTNQFPGCAGHAHQHDLSDLHQEGCGPKVYRFIRGTKPLQVLRFLGVSIGVAQILAMALTLTLLWALYYGRHHQQPDAYGTPGPPGVSGSVVATNGTSVGHRIGPGEAGLEDLEPPGAAGKGLY; via the exons ATGGACTGGGCAGCTGATGGTTCTGAGACAGAAGGAGGTCCAGTTCTGACCTGTTTGGTTCTGACTGTGTTCCAGTACTTCTGCAGCCTGCTGGTGATCTTCTGTGTGGAGCTGGCCTCTGCAGTTTGGACCTACGACGAG cccTCAGTCCAGCGAGCCGACATGATCAGCCTGAAGTCCCGGATGCCGGACTACAGCCTGCAGCGCTACCAGTGGCTCACACACACCTGGGACAACTTCCAGACACAG TTTCAGTGCTGTGGGGTGATCTACTTCACCGACTGGCTGGAGATGACAGAGATGGAGTTTCCTCCTGACTCCTGCTGCACCAATCAGTTCCCCGGCTGCGCTGGCCACGCCCACCAGCATGACCTCAGCGACCTGCACCAGGAA GGCTGCGGTCCAAAGGTCTACCGCTTCATCCGGGGAACCAAGCCGCTGCAGGTTCTGCGTTTCCTGGGGGTTTCTATCGGCGTGGCGCAGATCCTGGCCATGGCGCTCACCCTCACGCTGCTCTGGGCGCTCTACTACGGCCGCCACCATCAGCAGCCAGACGCATACGGAACCCCTGGGCCGCCTGGAGTCTCCGGTTCCGTCGTAGCCACCAACGGAACCAGCGTCGGCCACCGGATCGGACCCGGAGAGGCCGGGCTGGAGGACCTGGAGCCGCCCGGCGCCGCAGGGAAAGGATTATACTGA